The genomic window CCTGCGCGATCGCGGACAGGCTCAGCGCGCCGCCGCCGCTCTCCAGCGCGAGCAGGACCCGCATCGCGGTCTCGACGGACTGGATGCCCTGCCGCTCCCCGTTGTGCTCCTTGGGGTCAGTGGTGGTCACGGCGCAGCTCTCTCCCCTGCCGGTGGACGAACGCGTGGCGCTCCGCTGGACGTGCCGCGATGTTCCGTGGGTTCCTGTGCGGCGCCGCCGTGGCTGGTCGCGCGGTTCCCCGCGCCCCTTCGGGGCGTTGACGAACCGTCGGCCGACGAGCCTACCCGCGTCTTCTCAACCGATCTTACATTCACTATTGCGGAATGCGTTACGTTCTGGTGAACTGCGATCCGGTGGCACTCACCGCCACCCGGCTGCTCCCCCGCCGCACCGGCGTCCCCCTCGCAGCCGACGAGCCGCTTGTCCGACGCGCATCCACCGCCGTCTCCCGCCCGCTCCGGCCCTTCACGCCGGCCGGGCCCCCTCCCGGAACCGCACACGGGACCTCGCTCCCCCACGAGGCCTCGTCGGCGTCCGTGATCCCCCGAGGAGAACTCCGCAATGAAGCTGATCGGCCTCGAAGAACACTTCGTGACCCCCGACCTGGTGGGCCACGGCGCGTCCACCGCCTCCATCGCCCAGCCCCACGCCTGGGCGGAGGCCTCCCGCCGGCTCCTCGACCTCACCGAGGAACGTCTCGACGGCATGGACGCGGCGGGCCTGGACATGCAGGTGCTCTCGCTCAACTCCCCCGGTCTCCAGGCGGAGAAGGACCCGGCCGCCGCCGTACGGCAGGCGATCACGGTCAACGACTTCCTGACCGGTGTCATCGCCGGGCACCCCGACCGCTTCTCCGGCTTCGCCGCCCTGCCGCTGCAGGACCCGAAGGCCGCCGCCGACGAACTGGAGCGGGCGGTCACCCAGCTCGGGCTGCGCGGAGCCCTCGTCAACGCGCACACCCACGGCAGGTACCTCGACGACCCCGCCCTGCGCGTGGTCTGGGAGCGCGCCGAACACCTCGACGTGCCGCTCTATCTGCACCCGGCCAACGGCGTCGACACCGCGCACGTGCTGTCCGGCCACCCCGAGCTCGTCGGCCCGATGTGGAGCTGGGGCATCGACACGGCCACCCACGCCCTGCGGCTGATCTTCGGCGGTGTCTTCGACGACTTCCCGAAGGCCAAGCTGCTGCTCGGCCACATGGGAGAGGGGCTGCCGTTCGTGCTGTGGCGCATGGACTCCCGCTGGGAGTTCCACGCCCACCACGGCATCGAGCTGAAGCGCGGCCGCCCCTCGGAGTACATCCGCAACAACCTCTACATCACGACCAGCGGCGTCTGCTCCTCCGCCCCGCTCCTGACCGCGCTGCTCTCGATGGGCGCCGACCACATCCTCTTCGGCACCGACTACCCCTTCGAGGACATGGAGACGGCCACGAATTTCCTGCGGAACGCGCCGATCAGCGACGCCGACCGACTCAAGATCGGCCACCAGAACGCCGAGAAGCTCCTCGGCCTCTCCACCGACCCCGCGCCCGCACCCGCGTACGCCGGTGTCTGAGCGGAAGGCCACGCACATGCACGACAAGGCCACGCACATCTACGACGTCGCCGTCATCGGGTACGGGCCCGTCGGCATGGTCACGGCGGCACTGCTGGGGCAGGCCGGCCATGACGTGATCGTGCTGGAGCGCTACCCCACCCTCTACAACCTGCCGCGCGCCGCCATCTTCGACGACGAGACGATGCGGACCTTCGACCGCCTCGGCCTCTCCGGGGCCCTGCTGCCCACGCTGCACGTCCAGCGGAACTACGAGTGGCGCAACGGCTCGGGCGAACTCCTCATCGAGCACGACTTCGCCGCCGTCGGCGGCCAGGGCTGGGCGGAGTGGTACATGATGTACCAGCCGTACCTGGAGGACGCCCTCGACCACCTGGTCCGAGGTCTCGGCAACGTCGAGATCCGGATGGACTCCCGGGTCACCGACCTGCACGACGCGCCGCACGGCGTGGATGTCCAGGTCGAGGGAGCCGACACCGTCGTCCCGGCCCGGTATGTGGTCGCCTGCGACGGAGGCAACAGCTTCACCCGCGACCGGCTCGCCGTCGGGCAGGACGACTACGGGTTCTCCGAGCCGTGGATGGTCTGCGACTTCCGGCTGAAGGAGGACGGCGGCGCGGACATCCCCAAGGCCCGCCAGGTGTGCGACCCGAGGCAGCCGATCTCGATCATCTCGCTGGGCCCCGAGCACCACCGGTTCAGCTTCATGCTCGACTCGGCGGAGTCCTTCCCCGTGGAACGGGAGCCCGACCGGGTGTGGGCGCGGGTCGCCGACTACGTCGACCGGAGCCAGGCCGACCTCATCCGCGTCGCCACCTACACCTTCCGCTCGCTCGTCGCGGAGCACTGGCGCCGTGGCCGGATCCTGCTGGCCGGCGACGCGGCCCACCAGATGCCGCCGTTCCTCGGACAGGGCATGTGCTCGGGCATCCGGGACGCCCAGAACATCGCGTTCAAGCTCGACGCCGTACTGCGCGGCGCCGACGACGCGCTCCTCGACACGTACCAGAGCGAACGCGAACCGCATGTGCGGGCCATCATCGCCAAGGGCATCGAGCTGGGCCGGGTGCAGACCGTGCGCGACCCGACGGCGGCCGCCGAGCGTGACGCCCGCCTGATCGCGCAGCGCGAGGCGAACGGGCGCCCCGAGAAGATGCGCTTCCCGGGCCTCGGTCCGGGTCTGCACGACGCGTCCCCGCAGGCCGGGCATCTGATGCCGCAGGGCCGGGTCGAGTCGCACGGCGCCGAGGGGCTCTTCGACGCCGTACTCGGCCGTGGTTTCGTCCTCCTCGTCGACGGCCGCGAAGGCGCCTCGCTCGACACCTCCGCCGCCGAACTCGCCGCCCGCCTCGGCGTCGGCGTCCACCATCTCACCGACCGCCGCCTCACCACCGAAGGGTTCACCGACGTCGGCGGCGTCTACGGACGCTGGTTCGACGCGACCGGCACCACTGCCGTCCTGTGGCGGCCCGACTTCTACATCCTCGGCACCGTGGCCTCGCTCACAGATGTCCCGGCGCTCCTGAAGACCCTTGCCACCGCAGTCGAGCCGATGCAGGCTCCTGCCATCGTCGGAGAAAGGATCCGGCCATGACCGCTCCGTCCGTCATACGCCCGACCGTCCGCAGAGTCCCCGCGACCACGTTCATGCTGATCGCCGCCTGGGTCGTCGCATCCCTGGAAGGTTACGACCTCGCCGTGTACGGCGTCACCGTGCCCGCGCTCCTGGGCGACCCCTCGCTCGGCATCGACAAGGCGGAGGCCGGCACGATCGGCTCGCTCGTCGGCATCGGCATGCTCATCGGCGCCGGCCTCGCCGGAGCCCTCGTCCACCGCACCGGGCCACGCCGGCTCCTGCTCGTCGGAACCACCGTCTTCACGATCGGCATGGCGGTCTGCACGGTCGCGAGCGGCGTCCCGTCCTTCGGCGCCGGCCGCCTGATCGTCGGCCTCGGTCTGGGTGTCGTCCTGCCGACGATCAACGCCTTCGTCGCCGACCTCAGCGAACCCGGCCACCGCAGCCGCAACGTGGCCCTGATCATGAGCGGTTACGCGGCCGGAGCCCTGCTCTCCCCGCTGCTGGGCACGGCCATGCTCCCCGACGTGTCGTACCGCTGGATGTACGTGATCGGTGTCGTCCCGGTGTTCCTGGCCGTGCCGCTGGTGCTCAGGCTCCCCGAGAGCCCCTTCCACCTGCGCCGTACGGGCCGCGCGGACGAGGCACGAGAGGTGGAGGAGCGACTCGGCCTCACCCCGTCGGAAGCCGCGCCGACGACGGACCCGGGCCGCTGGCTCGGCATCGGCTCACTGCTGACCGGCGGGCTCGCGGTGTCGACCGTGCTCTTCTGGGCCATGTCCTTCTGCGGACTCCTGCTGGTCTTCGGCATCAGCACCTGGCTGCCCAGCATCATGCAGGCCGCGGGCTTCTCGCTCGGCTCGGCGCTGATGCAGACGGCGGCGATGTGGCTGGGCGTCGGGGTCGGGGCCATCATCGGTGGCCGGATCGCGGACAAGCTCGGCCCCAAGCGGGTCGTGGTCGCCGCGTTCCTGGTCGGCACCCTGAGCCTGATCGCGATGAGCACCCGCCCGCCGACGGCCGTGATGTTCGTGCTCATGTTCATCAGCGGGTTCGGGTTCATCGGTTCGCAGATCCTCGGCAACGCGTTCATCGTGACCAGGTATCCGGACGCCGTACGCGGCAACGGCCTCGCCTGGGCCCTGTCCATCGGCCGGTTCGGCGCGATCGCCGGCCCGTCGCTGGGCGCGTTCGTCCTCAGCTCGGGCGCCGACATCGAGTGGGCCTTCTACGCCTTCGCCGTCCCCGCGCTCGTCGGAGCGATCGCGGCCGGCGCCGTGCCCCGGGTCCGGGCCGCGGTGGCTCCGTGAGCCTCGTCCACTCGACGGTGGTCCACGAGTCCTGGGGTCAGCGGGTCGTCTTCGGCTCCGGCACCGCACGGGACGACGTGGCGGCCGAGGTCACCGGGCTCGGCGCGAGCCGGGTCCTGGTGATCGCGGCCGACGCGGAACGCGCCCTGGCCGAGGACATCTGCAAGGACCTCCCCGTCGTCGGGATCTTCGGCGGGGTCCGGCCCCACGTTCCGGCCGAGGTCGCCGAGGCCGTACGCGCCGCCGCCCGCGAACACCGGGCCGACCTGCTGCTGAGCGTCGGCGGCGGCTCGACCACCGGCACCGCGAAGGCGGCGGCGCTCACCACCGGCCTGCCGATCCTCGCCGTCCCCACCACCTACGCCGGCTCCGAGGCCACCCCCGTCTGGGGCCTCACCGAGGACGGCCACAAGCGCACCGGCGTCGACCCGAAGGTGCTCCCCCGGGTCGTCGTCTACGACGCCACGCTGATGCTGTCCCTGCCGACCCGGCTGTCGGTGACCTCGGGACTCAACGCCCTCGCCCACTGCGTCGACGCGTGGTGGGCACCACGGCACAGCCCGATCAGCTCCGCCCTGGCCGTCGAGGGCGTCCGGTCGCTGGCGTCCGCGCTGCCGCGCATCGTCGCCGACGGGCAGGACGTCGCCGCCCGCCGCGACATCCTCTTCGGCACCTACCTCGGGGCGGTCGCCTTCGCCGGGGCCGGTTCCGGACTGCACCACAAGGTGTGCCACGTCCTCGGCGGCGCGTACGACCTCGAACACGCCGCCCTGCACTCCGTGGTCCTCCCCCACGTGGTCGGCCTCAACCTGCCCTCCGCCCCGGACGCGGCCCAGCGCCTGGGAGCGGCGCTCGACTCGCCCGCCGATCCCTTCGGCGCCCTGCTCGACCTCCGTGCGAGGCTCGAACCGCCTTGCTCGCTCGCCGAGTTGGGGCTTGCCGAGGAGGAACTCGACCGGGCCACCGACCTGGTCATGGCCCAGGTCCCGGACTCCAACCCGCGCCAGGTGACCCGCGACGAGATGCGCGCCCTGCTGGGGCGCGCATGGCGCGGGGACATTCCGGTGCAGGTGCCGGTGCCTGTGCCTGTGCCTGTGCCTGTGCCGGTGCCGGTGCCTGTGCCTGTGCCGGTGCCGGTGCCTGTGTCTGTGCCTGTGTCTCCGGCCGGCCTTCCCATGGCCGGGCCGGCCCCCGCGCGAAAGAACACGAAAGAGCCGACCGATGACTGAACAGGAGCTGACCGACAAGGTCGTCGCGAGCTTCGACGGCGCGCGGGACGACCGGTTCCGCGAGGTGATGCGGGCCCTCGTCCGGCACGCGCACGCCTTCGTACGCGAGACGCGGCTCACCGAGGACGAATGGTCCGCCGCGATCGCGTTCCTGACGGCGGCCGGTCACCTCACGACCGACACCCGTCAGGAGTTCGTCCTGCTCTCGGACGTCCTCGGCGTCTCGATGCTGACCGTCGCGGTGAACGAACCGGGCGACGGCGAGGCGACCGAGTCCACGGTCCTCGGCCCGTTCTTCGTCCAGGACTCGCCGGGCATCGAGCTCGGCGGGGACATCGCGGGCGGTGCGAGCGGCGAGCCCTCGTGGGTCGAGGGCCGGGTCACCGGCCCCGACGGCGCCCCGGTCGCCGGGGCCCGGGTGGAGGTGTGGGAGGCCGACGACGACGGGATGTACGACGTCCAGTACGACGCCGGCGAACTCGCCGGGCGCGCCCACCTGTTCACCGACACCGACGGCCGCTACCGGTTCTGGGGGCTCACCCCGACGCCGTACCCGATCCCGGACGACGGCCCCGTCGGCCGCCTCCTCGGCCATGCCGGCCGCTCCCCGCTGCGCGCACCCCACCTGCACTTCAAGGTGACGGCACCCGGCTACCGCCCGCTCATCACGCATATCTTCGTCGCGGGCGACCCGGGCCTGGACACCGACTCGGTCTTCGGTGTGAAGGACTCGCTCGTCCGCCCCTTCGACCGACATCCGGCCGGCGCACCGACACCGGACGGCCGTTCCGTGGCAGGGAGTTGGACCTCGGCGAGCTTCGACATCGTGCTGCGGAAGGAGTAGGACCTGATCGGCTCCTCACCGTCCGCTGGGACTCAGGCCCCGCTGGTCCCCGGCCGGCGTGCCGCGTCCGCCGCGCGCCCGGTCGATCACCGCCCAGGCGGCTGCGGCGTCCTGCACCCCCAGGCCGACACTGCCGTAGAACACGATGTCGTCGGGGCCGGTGCGGGCGGCCGCCCGGCCCACGACGACATCGCCGAGGGCGATGAGGTCCTGCCGTACGAGGTCTCCGGACCGTAGCGCGGTCACCACCGGGCCACAGTGTCCCGCCGCGGTCCCGGGATCGTCGACGACGACGGCGCGCGCCCGGCGCAGCACCTCGGGGTCGGTCTCGCAGCGGGTGGGTTCGACGGATCCGACGCTCACGACGGTGCAGCCCTTCGGCAGCCAGGACCCGAGGACGACGGGCTGTTCGCTGAGGGTGCAGGCGGCGACGATGTCCGCTCCCGCCACGGCCTCCTCGGCGGTGGCCGTGGCCTCCACGGCAAGCCCCAGTTCGGCGGCGAGTTCGGCCGCGGCGGCCTGGCGGTTCCGCGGTGTGGGGCTCCAGATCCGTACCGAACTCAACGGGCGTACCCGGGCGATGGCGCGTACGTGGGCACGGGCCTGAACGCCCGAGCCGATGACCGCGAGGCGGGTGGCGTCCGGGCGCGCGAGGACGTCGACGGCGAGGGCGCTGCCGGCGGCCGTGCGCAGCGTCGTGACGGTCGTCCCGTCCAGCACGGCGACCGGTCGGCCGGTCTCCGGGTCGAGGGCGGTGATCAAGGCGTGAACGTTGGGCAGTCCGCGTGCGGTGTTCCCCTGGTTGACGCTGCCGAACTTGCTGACCGCGCCCGTGTCGGGAGACAGGCGGGCTGCGTAGCAGAAGACGATGGAGCCGTCGAAGCGGCTGGAGTAGAGGATCTTCTCCGGCAGCTCGGCGGTCCCGTCCCCCAGGGCGGCGAACGCCGCGCGCTGGGACTCGATCGCCGTGCCGGGATCGAAGAGGGACTCCACCCGGCGGCGGGACAGGAACAGGATCTCTTCCGGCTCTTCCGTCATGTGCTCTCGCTTCCTCGTCACGGGGATCGGTGCTGCCTCGGCCGCCGCGGCGGAGGCCGCGCCGAGCGCCACTCCCCCGGCGACGAGCAGGCTCCCCAGCAGTTGTCCCGGTCCGAAGCTTCCGGTACCCGCCAGTGGTGCCGTCAGCGCGGCCGACACCGGGATCAGCCCGGACAACAGTGCCATGCCCACCGCTCCGATCCGGTGGATCGCCCCGAACCACAGCACGATTCCCAGGACCGTCACCGCGAGGATCTGCCAGGCCAGCGCCGCCGCCTCCACGCCGTCCGGCATACGTACCCACGCCGGGCCGTCCACGGCGAGCCCCAGCACCGCCGCCTCCACCGCGGCGATCGCGCAGGCGCAGGTGGTCAACAGCAGCGGCCCGAGGACCCGCAGCACCGGTACGACGAAGAGGGCCATGACCACTTCGCCGCCCATCGCGGCCAGTGACCAGAGCAGTCCGGCCCCGTCGGTCCGCCCGAATCCCTGGACCACGGCCGCCCCGGCCGCCACCACCAGCGCCCCGCAGGCCACCCGTCCCGAGGGGCGCCTCGACTCCAGCAGCGGCGCCAGTATCGCCACCACGACGGGGGTGCACCCCACCACGACGCCCGGAACCGCGGGCTCGGCGGTGCGCTCGGCGGAGAGCACCGCCACGTTGAAGCCGACGAGGCCGGCCGCCGTGACCAGGGTGAGCCGCACCCACAGCCGTGGGGTGAGCCGGCGGACCGGTGCCCATCCACGCCGGGAACAGAGGACGGCCAGCAGCAGGAAGCCGAGGGCGTAGCGCACCGACTGTCCGCCGAGGAACGGGTAGTGCGCCATCATGCTGCTCGCCACGAAGGACACACCGACCAGGACGGCGGAGACGGTACCCATCAGGACACCGAGGCGCTGCGCTCGTGTCATGGGCGGTATCGCGTTCACCTGGTCCGCGCGCCGGGCTCAGCCGCCGAGGTAGGCCTTGACGATCTCCTCGTCCTCGGCCAGCTCGGCTGCGGGGCCGTGGAGTTTCAGCGAGCCGGACTCCAGGACGTAGGCGCGGTCGGCGACTTCGAGTGCGGCCAGGGCGTTCTGCTCCACCAGGAGCACCGTGGTGCCCTGCTCGCGGATCCGGGCGATCGTTTCGAAGATGACGTCGACGAGTACCGGGGCCAGGCCCATGGAGGGTTCGTCGAGCAGGAGCAGTCGTGGTTTGGCCATCATCGCCCGGCCGACGGCGAGCATCTGCTGTTCGCCTCCGGACATGGTGCCGGCTTTCTGGTGGAGGCGTTCGCGGAGCCGGGGGAAGAGTTCGAGGATCATCTCCCGGTCCGCGGCGATCCCTTCTTTGTCCTTGCGCAGGAACGCGCCCATGTCGAGGTTCTCGTCGACGGTCATCCGGGGGAAGATCCGCCGGCCCTCGGGTGAGTGGGCGATGCCGCGTCGGACGACCTCGTGGTCCGGTGTGCCGTTGAGCTGCCGGCCCTGGAAGGTCATGGTGCCGCCCCGCACCGGCAGCAGGCCGGAGATGGCGCGCAGGGTGGTGGATTTGCCCGCGCCGTTGGAGCCGATCAGGGTGACGATCTCGCCGGGGTAGACGGTCAGGGAGAGACCCTTCACCGCGGCGATGTTGCCGTAGTAGACGTGGATCTCGTCGAGTTCGAGCATCGGTTCGCGCGTCTCGGTCACACCGCTGGCGCCGCTCATGTGGTCTTGTCCCTTCCGGACTTGCCGAGGTATGCCTCGATGACCCGGGTGTCGTTCCTGATGTCGTCGGGGCCGCCCTCGGCGATCTTCTGTCCTCTGTCGAGCACGGTGATCCGGTCGGAGACCTGCATGACGACGCTCATGTCGTGCTCGATGAGCAGGACGGAGAGGTCCTTCTCGTCCCGCACCCGGTGGACGAACTCGGTGAACCGGCCGGACTCCTGCGGGTTCATGCCGGCGGTCGGTTCGTCGAGGAGCAGGATGCTCGGGTCGAGCGCGAGTGCCCGTGCGACCTCAAGACGGCGCTGGTCGCCGTAGGAGAGGTTGCGCGCGTACTCGCCCGCGACTTTGGCGATGCCGACGAACTCCATGAGTTCCCGGGCGACTTGCTGCGCTTGGCGTTCCTCGCGGCGCTGGCGGGGGGTGCGCACGATGGTGTGGAAGGGGCCCGACTTCAGCTTGGAGTGCATGGCGACCTTGATGTTCTCCTCGGCCGTCATCAGCCCGAAGAGCCGGATGTTCTGGAAGGTGCGGGCCATGCCGAGGGCGGCGATCCGGTGCGGGACGAGGTTGGTGATGTCCTTCTCGCCCAGGATCACGCGTCCGCTGGTCGCCCGGTACAGGCCGGTGAGCACGTTGAAGAACGTCGTCTTGCCCGCGCCGTTGGGGCCGATCAGGCTGACGACCGACTGCTGGGGGATGGTGAAGGACACGTCGTTGACGGCGACCAGGCCGCCGAACTTCACGGTGATGCGGTCGGCGTGCAGTTTCGGCGTGGTCCCGGCGTCCAGCGGTGCCGTCTCAGGGATCGTCGTCATACCTTCTCCCCCATTCCCGTTCCCGTCTCGTCGGTGACGGTCGGTTCGTCGGCGGCTGTGGTCTTGAGCAAGGGTTCCTCGTCCAGTTCGGGAGCGGGCGCTTCCATGTCGGCGCCGAGGGACTCCATGTCGGTGCGGCTGGGTTCGTGCAGGACCAGCCGGGTCCGTGACTCGGGCAGGATCCCCTCGCGCCGGAACAGCATCATCAGCACGAGGATGCCGCCGAACAGCAGGTAGTTGTAGGAGGGGAAGTTGATGTTCGTCCCGAACTGCTCGTTGAAGGACGTCCCGAACTGCGGCAGGCCGGTGGAGTTGACCCAGGCGAGAACGAGCGCGCCGAGCATGACGCCCCACACGTTGCCCATCCCGCCGAGGACGACCATCGCCAGCAGGGTGATGGAGATGGAGAAGTTGAACCGGTCCGGCAGGACGCCTCCGACGTGCGTGGCGAAGGCGACGCCGGCGAGGCCTCCGGCGACCGCGCCGACGGCGTAGGCGGAGAGCTTGGTGCGCATCAGCGGGACGCCCATCATGCTCGCGGCGAGTTCGTCCTCGCGGATGGCCAGCCAGGCCCGGCCCAGCCGGCCCTCGCGCAGGCGCAGCGAGATGAAGACGACGACGACCACGATCAGCACGAAGACGACGTACTTGTACACCAGGTCGAACGGCCCAAGTGTGAAGGAACCGATGGCGATCGGGTCGACCGGGGTGATGCCCTTGGTGCCGTTGGTCAGGTTGAAGCCGAAGACGTTGTCGCCGTTGGTGAAGACCTGCGGGATGATCTCGCCGAAGCCGAGGGTCACCAGGGCGAGGTAGTCGCTCTTCAGGCGCAGCGTGGGCGCGCCGATGATCACGCCCCACACCGCGCAGAAGCCGGCTCCGATGAGGAGTACCAGCCAGAAGCTGATGTGGATGCCGGGTGCGGTGCCCAGTGCCCCGCCGAAGAGGTGGATGTCGACCTGGTAGAAGAAGCCGGACATCAGCCAGCCCGCGGTGTAGCCGCCGAGTGCCCAGAAGGCGACGAAGCCCAGGTCCAGCAGGCCGGCGTAGCCGACGACGATGTTCAGGCCGAGGGCGCAGATCACCCAGACGAGTGCCTCGTTGACGGAGGTGAGCGGCAGCCACTCGCGGAAGAAGGTCTGCCCGCCGGGGCCGAGGTTGGGGATCACGTAGTAGTAGGCGAGGAACACCAGGACCGCTGCCGCGGTGTACCCGAGCGGCCAGCGCATGCGGTGCGGTATCGCCAGGCCCGGCATCCGCCGCGCCTTGGCAGGAACGTCGACAGCCATGGCTACACCTTCTCCGTGGTCGGTCGGCCGAGCAGGCCTTCGGGCTTGAAGACCATCAGCAGGATGAGGATGGCGAAGACGACGCTCTGGGACCATTTCTGGCCGAAGCCGTAGGGCAGGCCGTCGTTGAAGCCCTGGATGAGGCCGATGAGGATGCCGCCGAGCACGGCGCCGCTGATGTTGCCGATGCCGCCGAGCACGGCGGAGACGAAGGCGATGAGGCCCAGCTGGTAGCCGAGGTTGTATGCCGTGGTGCCCACGACCTGCTGGTACATGACGCCCGCGGTGCCGGCCAGCGCCCCGCCGATCAGGAAGGTGAAGGAGATGGTCCGGTTCACGTTGACGCCCATCAGCCGGGCGGCGTCCTGGTCCTGGGCGACGGCCCGCATCGCCTTGCCCTGCCGGGTGCTGGTGATCACCCAGCGCAGCAGCAGGAGGACCGGCACGGTCACGCCGATGACCGCCAGCAGGCTGTAGTCGACCTGGAAGTCGCCGATCCCGAAGGAGCCTTCGGGAAGGACGCTCGGCCACTGCTTGGGCGTAGAGCCGTTCCACTTCAGACCGATGAACTGCAGGACGAAACTCATGCCGACCGCGGTGATCAGCGGAGCGAGCTTCGGGGCCCGGCGCAGGCGGCGGTAGGCCACGAATTCGAGCGTCACATTGATGCCGCCGCAGAAGAGCATGGTGCCCACGATGGTGACGAGCAGGAGCACGATGCCGAGGAAATCGGAGTGTTCCTGGCCCATGACGGTCGTCAGCAGGAAGCCGCTGAACAGGGCGCCGAGCATGAACAGGTCACCATGGGCGAAGTTGATCAGCTCGATGATGCCGTAGACAAGGGTGTAGCCGAGCGCGATGAGCGCGTACAGCATGCCGAGGTTGAGCCCGACCATGCCCGCGGAGAAGAACTGGGACGGGGAGTTGATCAGGTTGGCGGAGAGCCAGACGACGAGGCCCAGGAGAATGACATAGGTGGCGTAGCGCTGGATGACCGCTTTGCGGTCGATCGCGGCCGGCACCGCGACGCTGGTGGCAGTTGCTGCCATGAAGATCCTCGCGAGGGTCGGGAAACGGTGCGGAAGAAACGGACCGAAGCCAGGTCCGGGGCGGGCGCCACCTGTGTGGGGTGGCGCCCGCCCCGGACCTCAACTCAGCTGACGGGCCAGGGCTTCAGGAACTTCTCTTCCTTGTCCGTGACCTGGAGCACCGAGATGTCGAGGACGCTCACGTCGCCGGTCTTGGGGTCGATGTCCAGTTTCTTGCCCACGACCGACTTGTCGGCCGGGATGCTGATCCCGCTGCCCGAGAAGACCTGCTCCGTGATGGACTTCCGGGTGCCGTCGGACTTCTCGATCGCCTGAAGGATCACCTGCAACGCCTCCACCCCGTAGAGGGCGTAGCTGGTGGCCGGGTCCTCGCCGTACTTCTTCTTGTAGGCGTCGAGCAGGTCCGCGCCCGGGCCGCCCTCCTCACGGAGCGTCGTGGCGGTCAGGCCGGCGAAGGTGAGATAGGCGCCCTGGGCCTGTGCCAGTCCGTCGAATTCGGGATAACCGC from Streptomyces sp. DSM 40750 includes these protein-coding regions:
- a CDS encoding amidohydrolase family protein codes for the protein MKLIGLEEHFVTPDLVGHGASTASIAQPHAWAEASRRLLDLTEERLDGMDAAGLDMQVLSLNSPGLQAEKDPAAAVRQAITVNDFLTGVIAGHPDRFSGFAALPLQDPKAAADELERAVTQLGLRGALVNAHTHGRYLDDPALRVVWERAEHLDVPLYLHPANGVDTAHVLSGHPELVGPMWSWGIDTATHALRLIFGGVFDDFPKAKLLLGHMGEGLPFVLWRMDSRWEFHAHHGIELKRGRPSEYIRNNLYITTSGVCSSAPLLTALLSMGADHILFGTDYPFEDMETATNFLRNAPISDADRLKIGHQNAEKLLGLSTDPAPAPAYAGV
- a CDS encoding bifunctional 3-(3-hydroxy-phenyl)propionate/3-hydroxycinnamic acid hydroxylase is translated as MSERKATHMHDKATHIYDVAVIGYGPVGMVTAALLGQAGHDVIVLERYPTLYNLPRAAIFDDETMRTFDRLGLSGALLPTLHVQRNYEWRNGSGELLIEHDFAAVGGQGWAEWYMMYQPYLEDALDHLVRGLGNVEIRMDSRVTDLHDAPHGVDVQVEGADTVVPARYVVACDGGNSFTRDRLAVGQDDYGFSEPWMVCDFRLKEDGGADIPKARQVCDPRQPISIISLGPEHHRFSFMLDSAESFPVEREPDRVWARVADYVDRSQADLIRVATYTFRSLVAEHWRRGRILLAGDAAHQMPPFLGQGMCSGIRDAQNIAFKLDAVLRGADDALLDTYQSEREPHVRAIIAKGIELGRVQTVRDPTAAAERDARLIAQREANGRPEKMRFPGLGPGLHDASPQAGHLMPQGRVESHGAEGLFDAVLGRGFVLLVDGREGASLDTSAAELAARLGVGVHHLTDRRLTTEGFTDVGGVYGRWFDATGTTAVLWRPDFYILGTVASLTDVPALLKTLATAVEPMQAPAIVGERIRP
- a CDS encoding maleylacetate reductase, with the translated sequence MSLVHSTVVHESWGQRVVFGSGTARDDVAAEVTGLGASRVLVIAADAERALAEDICKDLPVVGIFGGVRPHVPAEVAEAVRAAAREHRADLLLSVGGGSTTGTAKAAALTTGLPILAVPTTYAGSEATPVWGLTEDGHKRTGVDPKVLPRVVVYDATLMLSLPTRLSVTSGLNALAHCVDAWWAPRHSPISSALAVEGVRSLASALPRIVADGQDVAARRDILFGTYLGAVAFAGAGSGLHHKVCHVLGGAYDLEHAALHSVVLPHVVGLNLPSAPDAAQRLGAALDSPADPFGALLDLRARLEPPCSLAELGLAEEELDRATDLVMAQVPDSNPRQVTRDEMRALLGRAWRGDIPVQVPVPVPVPVPVPVPVPVPVPVPVPVSVPVSPAGLPMAGPAPARKNTKEPTDD
- a CDS encoding EamA family transporter, which gives rise to MTRAQRLGVLMGTVSAVLVGVSFVASSMMAHYPFLGGQSVRYALGFLLLAVLCSRRGWAPVRRLTPRLWVRLTLVTAAGLVGFNVAVLSAERTAEPAVPGVVVGCTPVVVAILAPLLESRRPSGRVACGALVVAAGAAVVQGFGRTDGAGLLWSLAAMGGEVVMALFVVPVLRVLGPLLLTTCACAIAAVEAAVLGLAVDGPAWVRMPDGVEAAALAWQILAVTVLGIVLWFGAIHRIGAVGMALLSGLIPVSAALTAPLAGTGSFGPGQLLGSLLVAGGVALGAASAAAAEAAPIPVTRKREHMTEEPEEILFLSRRRVESLFDPGTAIESQRAAFAALGDGTAELPEKILYSSRFDGSIVFCYAARLSPDTGAVSKFGSVNQGNTARGLPNVHALITALDPETGRPVAVLDGTTVTTLRTAAGSALAVDVLARPDATRLAVIGSGVQARAHVRAIARVRPLSSVRIWSPTPRNRQAAAAELAAELGLAVEATATAEEAVAGADIVAACTLSEQPVVLGSWLPKGCTVVSVGSVEPTRCETDPEVLRRARAVVVDDPGTAAGHCGPVVTALRSGDLVRQDLIALGDVVVGRAAARTGPDDIVFYGSVGLGVQDAAAAWAVIDRARGGRGTPAGDQRGLSPSGR
- a CDS encoding dioxygenase family protein codes for the protein MTEQELTDKVVASFDGARDDRFREVMRALVRHAHAFVRETRLTEDEWSAAIAFLTAAGHLTTDTRQEFVLLSDVLGVSMLTVAVNEPGDGEATESTVLGPFFVQDSPGIELGGDIAGGASGEPSWVEGRVTGPDGAPVAGARVEVWEADDDGMYDVQYDAGELAGRAHLFTDTDGRYRFWGLTPTPYPIPDDGPVGRLLGHAGRSPLRAPHLHFKVTAPGYRPLITHIFVAGDPGLDTDSVFGVKDSLVRPFDRHPAGAPTPDGRSVAGSWTSASFDIVLRKE
- a CDS encoding MFS transporter, translating into MTAPSVIRPTVRRVPATTFMLIAAWVVASLEGYDLAVYGVTVPALLGDPSLGIDKAEAGTIGSLVGIGMLIGAGLAGALVHRTGPRRLLLVGTTVFTIGMAVCTVASGVPSFGAGRLIVGLGLGVVLPTINAFVADLSEPGHRSRNVALIMSGYAAGALLSPLLGTAMLPDVSYRWMYVIGVVPVFLAVPLVLRLPESPFHLRRTGRADEAREVEERLGLTPSEAAPTTDPGRWLGIGSLLTGGLAVSTVLFWAMSFCGLLLVFGISTWLPSIMQAAGFSLGSALMQTAAMWLGVGVGAIIGGRIADKLGPKRVVVAAFLVGTLSLIAMSTRPPTAVMFVLMFISGFGFIGSQILGNAFIVTRYPDAVRGNGLAWALSIGRFGAIAGPSLGAFVLSSGADIEWAFYAFAVPALVGAIAAGAVPRVRAAVAP